One segment of Myxococcales bacterium DNA contains the following:
- a CDS encoding translation initiation factor IF-3 C-terminal domain-containing protein: MDFRVKHVRRYLEAGNKVRLAVVFRGREITHPQTGKNALDRVVAATPIWPASRVIPNGEGRRMIAIIAPKLPTWSAAPEEIRKRPARGRADQERTRPRPRPRASAGRRGGRGRRPRRHQRRRRRLDRRRTRPKRPPRPDPPQGQPRRWSRPGAEPISSGRPRRRAGVGAGLGAGAERPRVGAPVSEPVSKPVSEPGRSRCRSRVFAAGPVARSRCRSRCEPVSEPCRSRCRSRCRAVSARCRSRSRSQVSVPVSDPDPIWIRTPVTDPARRSGANPVASRGAFGPLYSRGGRGRRIPVLTTQETCQPRAVRA; this comes from the coding sequence ATGGACTTCAGGGTGAAGCATGTCCGGCGCTACCTCGAGGCGGGCAACAAGGTCCGCCTGGCGGTCGTGTTCCGCGGCCGCGAGATCACGCACCCGCAGACCGGCAAGAACGCGCTCGACCGCGTGGTCGCGGCCACGCCGATCTGGCCGGCGTCGAGGGTCATCCCGAACGGGGAAGGCCGGCGCATGATCGCGATCATCGCGCCCAAGCTGCCAACGTGGTCCGCCGCGCCTGAGGAGATCCGCAAGCGACCAGCTCGCGGCCGTGCAGACCAAGAGAGGACGCGGCCAAGGCCGCGGCCACGCGCCTCCGCCGGACGTCGAGGAGGACGAGGACGACGACCTCGACGCCATCAACGCCGACGTCGACGACTGGACAGACGACGCACGAGGCCGAAGCGCCCGCCGAGGCCTGATCCACCACAGGGTCAGCCCCGGCGTTGGAGCCGGCCCGGCGCGGAGCCTATCTCGTCGGGCCGGCCTCGGCGTCGGGCCGGTGTCGGAGCCGGCCTCGGAGCCGGCGCGGAGCGGCCTCGCGTCGGCGCCCCCGTGTCGGAGCCAGTGTCGAAGCCGGTGTCGGAGCCGGGTCGGAGCCGGTGTCGGAGCCGGGTCTTCGCGGCCGGACCAGTGGCCCGGAGCCGGTGTCGGAGCCGGTGCGAGCCGGTGTCGGAGCCGTGTCGGAGCCGGTGTCGGAGCCGGTGTCGGGCAGTGTCGGCCCGGTGTCGGAGCCGGTCTCGGAGCCAGGTCTCGGTGCCGGTCTCGGATCCGGATCCGATCTGGATCCGGACCCCGGTGACGGATCCAGCCCGGCGATCAGGTGCGAATCCGGTCGCATCCCGGGGCGCTTTCGGGCCCTTGTACAGCAGGGGCGGGCGGGGGCGGCGGATCCCGGTTTTGACGACACAAGAGACTTGTCAGCCACGGGCGGTTCGGGCATAA